A genomic window from Pseudomonadota bacterium includes:
- a CDS encoding alpha/beta fold hydrolase — protein sequence MRLLLLLMILVGAGQLLQLPATQDIRFDRYGEGSPITIAIHGSPGTRSDFTRLGPLIAGTVYALDMPGFGDSPMAAQDYGVDAAGAVVLDFMDRQGIDRARVLGYSWGGAVAVEAAVAAPARITEVVLLDSMGIPEAEPIAVYPLERLRYWVSAPFLLAYPGSLVLDLPTRHGFLRSYLDTDLKQVADHLATLQTPTLIVHGRHDTVVEPWAAERMHELLPHSELRWFDGGHGTIFYDGKVIAEALE from the coding sequence GTGCGCTTACTCCTACTGCTCATGATCCTCGTGGGCGCGGGGCAGCTCCTGCAACTGCCGGCGACGCAAGACATCCGCTTCGACCGCTACGGCGAGGGCTCGCCGATCACGATCGCCATCCACGGCAGCCCCGGCACGCGCAGCGACTTCACCCGCCTCGGCCCCTTGATCGCTGGCACGGTCTATGCCCTCGACATGCCCGGCTTCGGCGACTCGCCGATGGCAGCGCAAGACTACGGCGTGGATGCGGCGGGAGCGGTCGTGCTGGACTTCATGGATCGCCAGGGTATCGACCGCGCCCGTGTGCTCGGCTACTCGTGGGGCGGTGCCGTGGCGGTGGAAGCGGCGGTCGCGGCGCCCGCCCGGATCACGGAAGTCGTGCTCCTCGATAGCATGGGCATCCCGGAAGCTGAGCCGATCGCCGTGTACCCGCTGGAGCGCCTGCGCTACTGGGTGAGCGCCCCTTTTCTTCTCGCCTACCCCGGCAGCCTGGTGCTGGACCTTCCCACGCGCCATGGCTTTCTGCGCAGTTACCTGGACACGGACCTTAAGCAGGTCGCCGACCACCTCGCCACCTTACAGACCCCTACGCTGATCGTGCACGGCCGTCACGACACGGTGGTGGAGCCCTGGGCCGCTGAGCGCATGCACGAACTGCTGCCGCACAGCGAGCTGCGTTGGTTTGACGGCGGCCACGGCACCATCTTCTACGACGGCAAGGTCATCGCCGAGGCGCTCGAGTGA
- a CDS encoding S8 family serine peptidase — protein sequence MPTISGAHKAIGLTLACALLSACGGGSSAPQNTGPAEPVAPAPNPAPIADAGTNFNAREGEDVSVLGTVSDADGSISSVGWRQIDGTPVALQNADTARLQFQVPTLQADASATFELTVVDDDGASDADQLQIGFLANFDLAGAVFAAPGVDTDGDVNDPNTELLRNNDLATAQPIANPVLIGGFVNRPGTGEQSGQLRSVGDVDDFYRLSAVANQLVSLFIESERPAINDLDLLLLDAEGNLLDTSVSFSAFEQITIPADGEYLVGVTAFSGASSYLLSVGQSVGEAIDPATALRLSDDFVVNQVVARLREEAVIAKGGMQAFSKREGLQALGGGQGRRRLLDTRTMRATAHEKAAIAHYLSFTKDEETAEKLRTLLAAKALGKRDDVRSASLNYWHQSSLQPVDEFASLQWHYPAIGLPAAWDLTQGDASVIVAVVDTGVLTGHPDFAGKLTPGFDFISSANNARDGDGIDDDPDDPGDLGGGGGSSFHGTHVAGTVGALTDNGTGVSGSGWNTRIMPLRALGRFGGSSFDIAQAMRYAAGLPNDSGRLPDQRADVINLSLGGAGFSQSTQDLIDEIRAVGVVVVAAAGNSSSSAPSFPAAYDGVISVSAADINSNIASYSNFGPTIDLAAPGGSTGTDVNGDGFGDGVLSTIGDDSSGEIRFGYGFLQGTSMASPHVAGVIALMKAVAPQLTPALIDELIENGSLSDDLGASGRDDLYGHGMVNALDAVLAAIEVAGGELPEPRPVAVASPPALNFGITVAAQRITVSNVGTGELQVEPPVVDPSAPWLTAETAQVDAAGEGEYLLRVARDGLAPGTYQGEVRFATNGGEVAVAVIMQAVDGEAELGSAGNQFVLLIDDDTGEVIAQAEPGTVRGNVSYEFPNVPPGRYLIVSGTDMDADGFICDAAEACGAFPVLDPLELQVVTIEGDRDDLDFITTFNGELASAEAAAAAEDADSQVASAARGAMGTTGIPLTVGARLSP from the coding sequence ATGCCAACGATAAGCGGTGCTCACAAGGCCATTGGCCTCACCCTGGCATGCGCGCTGCTCAGCGCCTGTGGCGGCGGGAGTAGTGCGCCACAGAATACGGGCCCCGCGGAGCCCGTCGCGCCGGCGCCGAACCCGGCGCCGATCGCCGATGCCGGCACCAACTTCAACGCCCGCGAGGGCGAAGACGTCAGCGTGCTCGGCACCGTCAGCGATGCTGACGGTTCGATTAGCAGCGTGGGCTGGCGCCAGATCGACGGCACTCCGGTCGCTCTGCAGAACGCGGACACGGCGCGCTTGCAGTTCCAGGTGCCCACGCTACAGGCCGACGCGTCGGCCACCTTCGAACTCACGGTGGTGGACGACGACGGCGCGAGCGATGCGGATCAGCTGCAGATCGGCTTCCTCGCCAACTTCGACCTGGCAGGTGCCGTGTTCGCGGCGCCGGGCGTGGACACCGACGGCGACGTCAATGACCCGAACACGGAGCTACTGCGCAACAACGACCTCGCCACCGCACAACCGATCGCCAACCCCGTGCTCATCGGTGGGTTTGTGAACCGACCTGGCACGGGAGAGCAATCCGGGCAGTTGCGCTCTGTCGGCGATGTGGACGATTTCTATCGCCTCAGCGCGGTCGCCAATCAACTCGTATCCCTGTTCATCGAGTCGGAGCGTCCCGCGATCAACGATCTCGACCTGTTGCTGCTCGATGCGGAGGGCAACCTTCTCGACACGTCGGTATCGTTCAGTGCCTTCGAGCAGATCACCATTCCGGCAGACGGCGAATACCTGGTTGGGGTGACGGCCTTCTCGGGTGCCTCCAGCTATCTACTGAGTGTGGGACAAAGCGTCGGCGAGGCGATCGATCCGGCCACGGCGTTACGCCTGAGTGATGACTTCGTGGTCAACCAGGTGGTCGCCCGCCTGCGAGAGGAGGCGGTCATCGCAAAGGGCGGTATGCAAGCGTTCAGCAAGCGCGAAGGACTGCAAGCCCTCGGGGGCGGTCAAGGCCGTCGCCGCTTGCTCGATACACGGACCATGCGGGCCACCGCGCATGAGAAGGCCGCGATCGCGCATTACCTCTCCTTCACCAAGGACGAGGAGACGGCTGAGAAGCTCAGGACGCTGCTGGCTGCGAAGGCGCTCGGCAAGCGCGACGACGTGCGCTCCGCCTCGCTCAACTACTGGCACCAATCCTCGCTACAGCCCGTCGATGAGTTCGCCTCACTCCAGTGGCACTACCCGGCGATCGGCCTGCCCGCCGCCTGGGATCTCACCCAGGGCGATGCCTCGGTGATCGTGGCGGTGGTCGACACCGGGGTGCTCACGGGGCACCCCGACTTCGCAGGCAAGCTGACCCCCGGCTTCGACTTCATCAGCAGCGCGAACAACGCCCGCGACGGCGATGGCATCGACGACGACCCGGATGACCCCGGCGACCTCGGCGGCGGCGGGGGCAGCAGCTTCCACGGCACCCACGTGGCGGGCACCGTCGGTGCGCTCACGGACAATGGGACGGGCGTGTCGGGCAGCGGCTGGAATACGCGCATCATGCCCCTGCGTGCCCTGGGGCGCTTCGGAGGCTCGAGCTTCGACATCGCGCAAGCGATGCGCTACGCGGCCGGGTTACCCAACGACTCCGGTCGCCTGCCCGACCAGCGCGCCGACGTGATCAACCTGAGCCTGGGCGGCGCGGGCTTCTCCCAGAGTACCCAGGACCTGATCGACGAGATCCGCGCGGTGGGCGTGGTGGTGGTGGCCGCGGCCGGCAACAGTTCGAGCAGTGCGCCGTCCTTCCCAGCGGCCTACGACGGGGTGATCTCAGTCTCCGCCGCGGACATCAACAGCAACATCGCGAGCTACTCTAACTTCGGGCCGACCATCGATCTCGCCGCTCCGGGCGGCAGTACGGGAACCGACGTGAACGGTGACGGCTTCGGCGACGGGGTGTTGAGCACCATCGGCGACGACTCGAGCGGCGAGATCCGCTTCGGCTACGGCTTCCTACAGGGCACCTCGATGGCCTCGCCCCATGTGGCCGGGGTGATCGCGCTGATGAAGGCGGTGGCGCCGCAGCTCACGCCGGCACTCATCGATGAGCTGATCGAGAACGGATCGCTGAGTGACGATCTGGGCGCCAGCGGTCGCGACGACCTCTACGGCCACGGCATGGTGAACGCCCTGGACGCTGTCCTCGCCGCGATCGAAGTGGCGGGCGGCGAATTGCCCGAGCCCCGGCCGGTGGCGGTGGCTTCGCCGCCCGCGCTGAACTTCGGCATCACCGTGGCCGCGCAGCGGATTACGGTGAGCAACGTCGGCACCGGTGAGTTGCAGGTGGAACCCCCGGTGGTGGACCCGAGTGCCCCGTGGCTCACGGCGGAGACGGCGCAAGTCGATGCAGCAGGTGAGGGCGAGTACCTCCTGCGCGTGGCGCGCGACGGCTTGGCCCCGGGCACCTATCAGGGCGAGGTGCGCTTTGCGACGAACGGCGGCGAGGTGGCGGTGGCGGTCATCATGCAGGCGGTGGACGGCGAAGCGGAGCTCGGCAGTGCGGGCAACCAGTTCGTGCTGCTGATCGACGATGATACCGGCGAAGTCATCGCCCAGGCCGAACCGGGCACGGTGCGTGGCAACGTATCTTACGAATTCCCTAATGTGCCGCCGGGGCGATACCTCATCGTCAGTGGCACGGACATGGACGCCGACGGCTTTATCTGCGACGCGGCCGAGGCCTGCGGCGCCTTCCCGGTGCTCGACCCCCTCGAGCTCCAGGTGGTAACGATCGAGGGCGACCGTGACGACCTCGATTTCATCACCACCTTCAACGGTGAGCTCGCGAGCGCCGAAGCGGCCGCCGCCGCCGAGGATGCCGACAGCCAGGTGGCGAGCGCTGCGCGTGGTGCCATGGGCACGACGGGCATCCCCCTGACCGTGGGTGCACGGCTGTCGCCTTAG